Proteins encoded by one window of Anaerosalibacter sp. Marseille-P3206:
- a CDS encoding ATP-dependent nuclease → MYLKSIEITNFRKFGQKNNKVEFVDAKSYREQREGKEINVAPTTTLIVGKNNSGKTTIINALNKLINDNCFKANDFNFLYLKDLFNQYGRFVEKIETPYLQFIICIGIEENSTDLVTNLVPFMVLDDVKKSEVEILARFELENEEIFNRDVKQLLEKYKSYPERIKFDRFLQLIDDSRFKLNYYNSNGDIVNRFNINNLIELKSIKANNIANEKCLSKVFSRIIEYRYKLLFAKDELDLDSKIVDINVDLTKLIEQRHTNELNESLSKIESNDKLKVLLSADITFKRLMNNLIKYEYVEQNINIPEDQFGLGYTNLMMIIADLIDYMEKYPEDSFNSKVNLISIEEPETFMHPQMQELFIKNINEAISSLLESRNKNVNSQLIITTHSSHILNSKIHSGNTFNNINYVTMKHNNTHVVNLYDDVVISKNTTDNNYKRENDLKFLKKHIKYKVSELFFSDAIIIVEGITEETLLKYYIDRDNKLNKYYISIFNIDGAHGLVYHELIKLLNVPTLIITDLDIKRLDEEKETFKQITTLKNRLTTNKTIEKYNNGSNKLDNIPKSMKIDNLCIVYQGKIEEYYATSFEEAFILTNYKNVLLNSTIIKVKPNIYKNIIKDERRFSKIKENSYKLQVKLSKDKSNFANILLYKLITQGEDIAIPSLPRYIEDGLLWLANRLRGGD, encoded by the coding sequence ATGTATCTTAAGAGTATTGAAATTACTAATTTTAGGAAATTCGGACAAAAAAATAACAAAGTAGAATTTGTAGATGCTAAAAGTTATAGGGAACAAAGAGAAGGAAAGGAAATAAATGTTGCTCCGACAACGACATTAATAGTTGGTAAAAATAATTCTGGCAAAACAACGATTATTAATGCATTGAATAAACTAATAAATGATAATTGTTTTAAAGCAAATGATTTTAATTTTCTCTATTTAAAAGATTTATTTAATCAATATGGAAGATTTGTAGAAAAAATTGAAACACCGTATCTTCAATTTATAATTTGTATAGGAATTGAAGAAAATAGTACTGATCTAGTTACTAATCTTGTACCTTTTATGGTTTTGGATGATGTTAAAAAATCCGAAGTTGAAATACTTGCGAGATTTGAATTAGAAAACGAAGAAATTTTTAATAGAGATGTAAAGCAACTTTTGGAGAAATATAAAAGTTATCCTGAAAGAATAAAGTTTGATAGATTTTTACAATTAATAGATGATTCGAGATTCAAATTAAATTACTATAATTCAAATGGCGATATTGTAAATAGATTTAATATTAATAATTTAATTGAGTTGAAATCAATTAAAGCGAATAATATTGCAAATGAAAAATGTCTATCAAAAGTTTTTAGCAGAATAATAGAGTATAGATATAAATTATTATTTGCTAAGGATGAGTTGGACTTAGATTCTAAAATTGTTGATATTAATGTTGATCTCACTAAATTAATTGAACAAAGGCATACTAATGAACTAAATGAGTCTTTAAGTAAAATTGAATCAAATGATAAACTTAAGGTACTTTTAAGTGCTGATATAACTTTTAAAAGATTAATGAATAATTTAATCAAGTATGAGTATGTTGAACAAAATATTAATATACCAGAAGATCAATTCGGGTTAGGGTATACGAACTTAATGATGATAATAGCTGATTTAATTGATTATATGGAGAAGTATCCAGAAGACTCTTTTAATAGCAAAGTAAATTTAATCTCTATCGAAGAGCCCGAAACATTTATGCATCCACAGATGCAGGAGTTATTTATAAAGAATATCAATGAAGCAATATCTTCTCTTTTGGAAAGTAGGAATAAAAATGTTAATAGTCAATTAATAATCACTACTCATTCATCCCATATTCTAAACAGCAAAATTCATAGTGGAAATACTTTTAATAATATAAATTATGTAACTATGAAACATAATAATACTCATGTAGTAAATTTATATGATGACGTAGTTATATCTAAAAATACTACAGATAATAACTATAAGCGAGAGAACGATTTAAAATTTCTCAAGAAACATATTAAGTATAAAGTCTCTGAGTTATTTTTTTCAGATGCAATTATTATTGTTGAAGGTATAACAGAAGAGACACTTCTTAAATATTATATTGATAGGGATAATAAACTTAATAAATATTATATATCTATTTTCAACATTGATGGTGCTCATGGCCTTGTTTATCATGAACTAATAAAATTATTGAATGTTCCAACCCTTATAATAACTGATTTAGATATAAAACGACTTGATGAAGAAAAAGAGACCTTTAAACAAATAACTACCTTAAAAAATAGATTGACAACAAACAAGACAATTGAGAAGTATAATAATGGTTCAAATAAATTAGATAATATACCTAAAAGCATGAAAATAGACAACCTATGCATTGTTTATCAAGGCAAGATTGAAGAATATTATGCAACAAGCTTTGAAGAAGCTTTTATATTAACGAACTATAAAAATGTTCTTTTAAATAGTACTATAATTAAGGTAAAACCTAATATTTACAAGAATATTATTAAAGATGAAAGGCGTTT